In the Mycolicibacter minnesotensis genome, CGGCCCGTGCGCACGACCAGGAAGTCCTCATCGTGGGGATCGCGTTCCCACTGCCGACGCGAACCGGGTACCGCCACCAAGTCCACCGGATCCGGATGCGACCACTCCGCCGCCGCCCGCTGCTTAGCTGCCGAACCCCGAATGTTGTCGCGGACCACCGACAAATACCGCAGATAGTCCGCCCGCTCAGCGTCGACCTCAACAGTGCGGGACTTCTTGTCCCCGCCGCGATAAATACCCGCCGCCGCCACCAACAACGCGAACGGGAAGAACAGCATCACCGGCGAGATCAACCGCATACCCGTGGCGAACATGGCAATCACCATGCCCACGATCAACAACACGATCACCACCGGCAACGCCCGCTGCAAAAATGACGCTGCAACCAACCGCGGCAACTCCGGCGGCGGCTCCACAGTGATCGCACCCCGATCCACCGGCGGGACCGGCAACCGACGACGTGCCTCAAAGATCAAACGACTCATCGGGTCTCTCCCCCGCTAGAACCAACCGCTGACACCCGACGACCCGGCCGCGCATCCGGCGCCAAACCGTCATGAGCCAACAACGCATCGACGCGCGACAACGACGGCCCCACCGCAAACTGCGACAACACCGACCACGGAATCGGCACCGCAGGCTCACTCAAACCCAACGCCGACACCGTGTCACCCTCACCACCAGTGGTGCCGCCCTCAGTGTCAATGCCATAACGCACACCCGTGTCAGAAACCCAAAACAACGGACCTGCAACCGGATCCGCTGCCGGATCACCATTCACGCTCTGCACGAAATACCCCGAACCCGCAGGCAACGCCACCCGAGCAGCAGTCCCACCCACACCAGCACCCACCAGATCCAACGTCGCCACACCCTCACGCAACGGCAACACCGAACCCGACAACAACACCAACGAACTCGTCGAAGCCCCAGCAGGCCTACTCCACTGCGCACACGTCACCGGAGCCGACACCACATCCACCACACGCACCGGCCGCTCCGGAAAACGCGACACATCCAACAACCCCGACACCGGCAACCGCGCAACATCATCAGCACCCAACACCGGCGGCCGATCCAACCCCTGCGAATCCGAATTACGCAACACCGCCGCCAACACACCCGAAATCGGCTGCAAACCATCCCCCAGCACCGCGTAATAACGCAACCCACCAGCAGAATTGCTCTCGGTGACCTCATGGGCTACGACCACACCACCGACGGGCACGGGCAAGCCGAACGACGGGAGGCTTCCCAACTCGGGGATCGCCGGTGCCGTCAATGGCGGCGCCTCGGGGATCGCGTTGAACAGTCCGGTAGCGATCTGCCGTGGCCTCGCTGCGGCATCCACACCAAGCGCTGCGGTCACGGCCCGATCGCTGAGGTCGATCCTGCTGCGTTTGCCGTCCCACAGCAGCCATGCGCCGGCACCGTTGTCGACCAGCACCGCATGGTCAGGCTGCAAAGTCTCGGCCCGAGAACCACTGCTGTCCAACGGACCTGCGATCAAGGTAACGCCGCTGGCCGTGCCAGAAGCGGCATCGCAAACCGTCCAGTGTGCGTCGACAGAAGTGCTTTGCACCGTCCGCTCGGGCGCCCCGGGAATGCCCAGAAGATTGCCCCGCGGGAATTCGTCGAGGACAGCCGGTCTCACCGGAGTCGGGTTGACCGGACGGCCCACGATGAGTCGCGCGGAGGTCAGGTTCAGCACCGGGTGCAGCTGGTCGCCGACCCGGACATACAACGCCGAAGTCGACCGGTCGGCCAACACCGGATCGTTGTGGGCCGCACTGTTGGGCCGAATCAGGGTCAGGACAAAGCAGCCGGCCAATCCAGCCACCAGGAGGACCGCGCCCATCAGTACCGCTCGGGATTGCGAGCGCAGTGGCTCCACCAGCATCCGGGTGTCGTGCAGCGCCACTCCGGAAGCGATCCGTCGCATGACGAAGCGCCATCCACTGACCTGGTGCTTGGTGACGAACCCGCGTCGGTACTCCACCCGGTCGGGATTCTCGTTCACCGGAGTACGAGAGGCGAAGGAACGCCGCCCGTCGTCGGACCAATCGGATTGCTCGCTCACGCCTGCACCTCCAATCCGAGGCCGCGCAGCAACGGTGCCACCGAGTTACTAACGTCGTCGGCCGTGATGGTCATGAGCTCCTCATCGGTGAACGCCTCGGTGCCGGCCTGTTCGGAATGGTCAAGCCGGAATTCACGCTCTTCCTCGGAGCGCTCCACCAGGTTTCGCACGAACCGGCCGTTACCGGCGATGTCGAGGCTGCGCCGATCAACACCGTTGGCATCCGGGTGCGAGGCAGACGCCAAGTGCGCGAACAAGGTCTGAAGGTCTTCCTGCGCGGAGGGCTCAAAGACGCTGTCGCGGTGTTGCGCCATCACCGTGGCGATCTCCACCAGCTCGGCCGCTGTGTAGGACGGGAAGTCGATGCTGCGGCTGAAGCGTGACCGCAGACCTTCATTGGTGTCGAGGAACCGGTCGAGGTCGGCCCGGTAACCCGCGATGATCACCACGAGCCGGTTGCGGTCGTTCTCCATCCGCGCCAGCAGCGTGTCGATCGCGATGAGGCCGAAGTCGTTCTTGGCACCGGTGGCCACCAGGGCGTAGGCCTCATCGAGGAACAGCACGCCGTCCAACGCGCTGTCGATGACCGCGTTGGTCTTGGCCTCGGTCTCCCCGATGTGCTGACCGATCAGGTCAGCCCGGTGGACCTCTCGCACGTTCTCCTTCTTCAACAGTCCCAAGCCGCAGTAGATCTTGGCCACCACGCGAGCGATGGTGGTCTTACCGGTTCCAGGCGGACCCGCGAAAACCAGGTGATGAGCACGCTGAGCGACGGCCAAGCCATGCTGTTCACGCCGGATCGCCATCGCCACGGAACTTTTGAGCCGCTGAACCTGATCCTTGACCTCGTCGAGCCCGATGAATTCGGCGAGTTCACGTTCGGCCTCGGCCAGTAGTTCGGCCTTGCGCTCGTGTGATCCCGGATCGATGAAGTCGGCTTCAGCCGGCTCGGTCGCGGGGTCCCAGGGATCGGTCCTCGCCGCGATCCGATCCGCGGTGGTCGTGACGATCCCGAAACTGTGGTCCAGCAAGGCATGCTGGACCTCTTCGTTCTCCGGATTGGCCGCATAGAGGTCCTGCAGTACCTCCGCCGCGGTCTCCTCATCGTCCTGCGCCCGCAAGATAAGACCCTTTGCCAGCGCGCCATCGGTGGCGGCGACCGCGATCGGGCCTTCCGGTTCTTCGAGGTAGGACAACGCCGGCGCGTACATACCCAGCCGGGCCAGCGCTGTGCCCAGGGCGATCTTGGCGGCGTGGGCGAACAGCTCGTCGAGTCCTGGATCGTTGACGATCGGCGTCAGCAGCTTGACGACATCCGACCAACGCTGAGCCCGATAGTGGATCACGATGG is a window encoding:
- the eccB gene encoding type VII secretion protein EccB, coding for MSEQSDWSDDGRRSFASRTPVNENPDRVEYRRGFVTKHQVSGWRFVMRRIASGVALHDTRMLVEPLRSQSRAVLMGAVLLVAGLAGCFVLTLIRPNSAAHNDPVLADRSTSALYVRVGDQLHPVLNLTSARLIVGRPVNPTPVRPAVLDEFPRGNLLGIPGAPERTVQSTSVDAHWTVCDAASGTASGVTLIAGPLDSSGSRAETLQPDHAVLVDNGAGAWLLWDGKRSRIDLSDRAVTAALGVDAAARPRQIATGLFNAIPEAPPLTAPAIPELGSLPSFGLPVPVGGVVVAHEVTESNSAGGLRYYAVLGDGLQPISGVLAAVLRNSDSQGLDRPPVLGADDVARLPVSGLLDVSRFPERPVRVVDVVSAPVTCAQWSRPAGASTSSLVLLSGSVLPLREGVATLDLVGAGVGGTAARVALPAGSGYFVQSVNGDPAADPVAGPLFWVSDTGVRYGIDTEGGTTGGEGDTVSALGLSEPAVPIPWSVLSQFAVGPSLSRVDALLAHDGLAPDARPGRRVSAVGSSGGETR
- the eccA gene encoding type VII secretion AAA-ATPase EccA gives rise to the protein MSNRDVGVLDARTATARVDADVVSRFATCSRALGIAVHGRKRPADLDAARTGFAALTRVAHEQCDAWVGLAAAGDTSPRVLEAVWRTAPTVGILQRKLELPPGELGFHYDSGLYLKFRATDTDDFRLAYAAALAAAGRFGEANRIVIEIAERRPGFRDARWIAIVIHYRAQRWSDVVKLLTPIVNDPGLDELFAHAAKIALGTALARLGMYAPALSYLEEPEGPIAVAATDGALAKGLILRAQDDEETAAEVLQDLYAANPENEEVQHALLDHSFGIVTTTADRIAARTDPWDPATEPAEADFIDPGSHERKAELLAEAERELAEFIGLDEVKDQVQRLKSSVAMAIRREQHGLAVAQRAHHLVFAGPPGTGKTTIARVVAKIYCGLGLLKKENVREVHRADLIGQHIGETEAKTNAVIDSALDGVLFLDEAYALVATGAKNDFGLIAIDTLLARMENDRNRLVVIIAGYRADLDRFLDTNEGLRSRFSRSIDFPSYTAAELVEIATVMAQHRDSVFEPSAQEDLQTLFAHLASASHPDANGVDRRSLDIAGNGRFVRNLVERSEEEREFRLDHSEQAGTEAFTDEELMTITADDVSNSVAPLLRGLGLEVQA